Sequence from the Aquimarina sp. Aq107 genome:
TTGCCGAAGATACATTTACTACTACAGGTACAGAAAATGAAACAGGAACTGGTCTTGGTCTTAGGATATGCAAAGAATTAATAGAACTTAATCAAGGTAAGATACAAGTCGAAAGTACACCTGGAAAAGGAAGTGTTTTCTCAGTTTCATTACCAAAAGCGGCTTGAGCTTAGGTTATTTATCCATTATGCTTCTAAACTGATAAAAGAACCGTTCTATAAGTCTTAAATCTTCTGTTATTATTTCTACAGAACCACGCATTTCTTGTTGAAAAGGTATTTCTTTGTTATAGGTAGTTATGAGTTTTTTAGGAAGTTTTACATCAATAAGATATAAACCATCTTTATCTGGTAACATGGATATATAATCTACTGTTCCTTGTAACATCCCGAACTCATCATCCGGAAAATTTTCTAATTTAATATTCGCTTTTTGTCCTAATTTTATTTTTCCAGAATTCTGAGTAGGAGCTTTTATTTTAGCCACATAAGAAGAAGATTCTTGAATTGGGATTACAATAAAAACAATATCTCCAGCGGTAACATTTTCGTTCTCGAAACGATAGTTTGAAAATGAAACTCTTCCTTCTATGTCAGACTGCAGTAAGTATCTTAATTCCCAATCTTTAATACTTTTTTTCAATTGATCAAACGATTGTATTACCTTATTACGTAGGCTAATTTCCTCTCGTTGTTGATTAAATTCAGCTCCTTTTGAAGTTTTTTGTGCATTACTTATACCTTCTTTGATTTGAGAAAGTTGGGAGTCATAATTTTTATAATTATTCTCAAACTGCAGATACTCAATTTTAGATGCTTCATATTCTTGCTGAGAAATACTTCCTTTATCATATAACTCTTGCTGCCTGTCAAAAGCTTTTTTCTTAAAACTTAAGGCACTTTTTTCCACCTTTTTTTGACTTAAGATGCCTTCTTGTCTTCTATACAATTCTGATAAAGATATCTGATTAGCTAAATTTTCATCCGAATAAGGTTGCAAATCCTTATTTAAACTATACTCAATATAACTGTTTTCAAAAGTTGCATAGCTTGTTTGTATATCTCCTAATTCAAGTATTGGAGGCATTTGGGCGAATGGGAACTCTATTTTTCTATTATTAATCGTAATAGTGTCAATAACTCTTTTGAGACTAAAAACATCTAAATAGTTTGCTGTATTCCTTAAAATGGCCAATGGAGTTCCTTCGGGAACCGTATCTCCTTCTTTTACTAGTATTGCTTCTATTTTTTCACTGACATTTGCTTGTTCTTTTTGTAGTGGAAAATTTGTTGTTATTATTGCTTGTGCAGGAATAGTATCGGGATATTTAAGCATCCATGACAGAAATAACAATAATAGAATTAATACTAATATTAATAGATTCCCCCATCGAATCATCCAATGCGGTACTCGAGTTAAAATCTCTTGAACTTCTTCACTTCTTAATTGTATGTCGTCTAAATTATCTGGCATGTTACTTTCCTAATTCTAATTGATTTTTAACCAAATTATAATAGCTTCCTTTTTCTTTGATCAATGATTCATGATTTCCTACTTCTATAATTTCTCCCTTATCAAGCACTACAATCTGATCTGCATTTTTAACAGTACTTAATCTGTGTGCTATTACCATAACTGTTTTATCTTTGAAAAAAGTATCTAATTTTTCCATGATAACCTTCTCATTATTGGCATCTAGAGCAGAAGTTGCTTCGTCAAAGAATAAAAATTTAGGGTTTTTGTATACAGCTCTAGCAATAAATAATCTTTGTTTTTGACCAGTACTTAATCCCACACCTTCCATTCCTATTTTGGTGTTATAAGATAATGGTAAAGATTCTACAAATTCCTTGATATTAGCTACATCTACAGCATGAGCTAATTTTTTCTTGTCTACATAATCTTCTCCAACCGCAATGTTATTAGCAATTGTATCATTAAATATATAACCTTCTTGCATCACAACCCCAAATTGATCTCTCCAAGATTTCTGAGATACGTGTTGTAAATCATGAGAGCCGATAAATATTTGTCCTTCATCAGGTTCGTAAAACTTTAGTAGAATTTTCATAAGGGTAGTTTTTCCGCTACCACTTACACCTACTACTGCTGTTATTTTATTAGCAGGAATAGAGAGTTTTAAATTTTGTAAGACAGGTTTGTCCGAACCAACATATCTAAAACTAAGATTTTTAATTTCAAAACCAGAATTATCTGGAATTTCCCGAATCTTTTCTTCTCCGGATTTTTCTTCGTCTTCCTTATTATGAATTTCTCCAAGACGTTCTAATGAAATCTGAGCGTCTTGCAATTCTCTTAAGAAATTAATCAATTGAGTAATTGGAGCATTTAATTGTCCTACGATAGATGTAATTGCCAGCATCATACCCAAAGTAATTTCTCCGTCAATCACCAATAAAGCAGAAAGAACAGTAATTAGTATGTTTTTTAGCTCGTTTATAAAAGCAGAACCAACACTTTGATATTGTTCTAAAGCTAGGTTTTCTATAGATATTTTGAAAAGCTTAGCTTGTACAAATTCCCAATTCCACCTTTTTCTTTTTTCGGCATTGTGGAGTTTAATTTCCTGCATACCATTTACCAACTCAATTACCTTGCTCTGTTCTTCACTGATTTGGGAAAAACGTTTATAATCTAATTTTTTACGTTTTTTGAAAAATATTAATATCCAAGCAAAGTAAAAAGCACTACCAATTGCAAAAACTGAAAAAATGGAGAAACTGTAATAAATAAGAACAATACTAAAAACGATTAAGTTCACCATCGAAAATAATACGTTTAATGAGGACATAGTAAGGATCTGTTCTATCCTTTTATGGTCATTAATCCGCTGTAATAAATCTCCAGTCATTTTTACATCAAAATAGGAGATGGGTAGATTCATTAACTTAATAAAGAAATCTGATATTAGAGAAATATTTATTCTAGTACTTAAATGTAATAAAATCCAACTTCGTAGAACATCTATTAAAGTTCTTCCAATAAAGAGCGATAATTGTGCGATTAACACTAGATATACAAAATTAATATCTTCGTTTTCGATACCTACATCAACGATACTCTGAGTAAGAAAAGGAGTAATTAATTGTAATAAACTCCCTGCAGTTAATCCAAGAATAAGTTGAAAAATGAATTTTTTGTATTGGAAAACATATTTAGAAATAAATTTGAAACCAAACTCTTCATCTTTCTCATCTAAATTATCATTGTAGAATTTTGGTGTTGGTTCAACTAATAATGCAACACCTTCTTCACTAGTTTGATCAGCATTATTACCAATCCAAGCTTTAATGAATTCTTCTTTGGTGTATGTAATTAAACCATGGGCAGGGTCTGACACATAAATTGTCATACCTCCTTTTTTGGTAGTTTTGACTTTATAAACTACTACATAATGTACTTTGTTCCAGTGTACTATACAAGGCAAAGGAACTTCTAATAATTGATCTAAGGATAGTTTTACTCCTAATGATCTAAATCCAATACTTTCTACAGCTTCGCTTAAACCGAGTAAAGAACTTCCTTCTCTTGTTGTCTCACTTAGAGATCTAAGTTTCTGAGTGTTTAGTACTTTTCCGTAATGTTTAGCTATGATTTTAATACAAGTAGGTCCACAATCTTTTGATTCGGCTTGTTTGTAAAAAGGAAATTTAGGCATTAAAAGTTTTAATTTTGAGTGATGAGTTGTTCTACAAAGAAAAGTAATTCTTTTTGATTATACTATCAAACTTGATTAGATACTAAATTGTTTATATGAATTAGTTTAACTAATAAGCAATTTGTTACCCAAGAAAGATGAATTATTTTTAAATATTATTTTTTAAGTTGATAGCGAAACGCTAACATGTTCTGGTTGTAGGATTTCTAATAATAACGTTTTTTCTAGTACAAAAGAAATCATCCTAGTTTTAAAACTTGTAATGTCTTGTCCAAACTGTTTTAAGAAATCTTCATCTTTTGATAATTCATCATATAGTTCTTTTATGGAAACAGGTTCCATAAAATATAGTAAAATACTATGCCAACCAACAAGATCTTTTTTATCTACTTTTCTATTATATGGAATTGTAAATTCTATAGTGATTGGCTCTGCATTAAAATCGATAATACATTCTTTTTTTAAAACAAACTTGGTTGTTAGCAATTCTTCAATAGTTACGTTTTCTACAAAATCATAAAAATCAAATATATTCTGTAATCTAGAAGGCTTAATTTCTTGATCAAAACCTTGATAAGGAAAAAGTTTATGGAGTTTAGTTTTTATATTCTTATAATATTCCGGGAAATGATATTGAAGTCTGGCTTCAATTTGTTCGCAAGCAAAAATTGATTTTTTAGCAAATCCAATACAATGAATGAATTTAGAAATAAGGGGTACTGTACTTAAATCAATGATTTCTGCAAAATTTGGTTGTACGTTATCAAATAAATATTGAACTTTTAAATCGTTTTTATCCGTAATAGCAAATCCCAGTTGTTGTTCGAAAATAGTATTGAATATTCCAATATCTATATAAGGGAAATGACGTTGGTTTTTTTCTATTAAGTTTTTAGCTGTAGCATACAATTCTTTAAAATAATTATTGTTTTTCCCGCCAATAAAGCCGGCATTATGAGCTTGAATTTTACCGTTTTTGTAATAGTTATTTATGAGTTCATTAGGTATAGAATCAAAATTTGCGAGCATATACTTAAATGTTTTAGCATACCCAGGAAAGTTTGTTTCAATGTTTTGAGCAATGATGTCATACTGATCGATATCGTAAGGGATTTTGTCCCAAATAAAAATATCATTATCTAAGTGAATAAAAGGTTCACTTTGTTCAGCACATGTAACGAGCTTCCCAAAAGCCCATAGTTTGGGATGATAATTATTGATTTTCTCCAGATTAGTATGAATGTTAGAATAGGGTAATTCTAGTAAATCATCAAATAGTTCTTTTCCTCTATTGTCAGTAAATAGTTCATTTGATTTGTAAAACCTATTTATGGTTAGAGCGCTTAAGGCAAAACTATAAAATGCATATTTTTGATTTGGCCATCCACCATTAAACCTAGCATTTGCATCATCCGAGTTGTGATATGTAGGTTTAGTCCAAAAACTTTGAATTATTTTCATGATACTGTGTGTTTAAAAAGAGGATGTTTAAAAAACACCCTCTATAAATTAAGATGAATAGATCTTAGTAATTAGGCTTACACCAAGTATGCAATTCAGTGTCATAATATAAATATTGACCGTTAATCCAAGACCCATGAGGAGGATACATTTTACCAGATGGGCAATTAGGGTAAGACCCATATTCGTAGCCACCAGTAATTTGCTTAGCTTCTTTTCTGTCTAAGATTTCACCTTTGATTTTCTTTAAAATTTCTGATTTTTTCATTTTTACATGATTTTAAATTAATAATGATTTGATAGTATACTATTACTATATAATACGATGAAAAGGAGAAATGTTACTAGGGAGAAATTCACTTAAACGTTGTAGTGTTGATAAGTTGTTAGAATTGTATGTTTTTTAACATAATCCTGACATAAGTATTGGTTAAAATGTTATTTTTTTATCAAAATGTGGCCCTATGCAATGTGAACTGTGGAGAAGTGGTAATTTCCTTTTGAAAGAAAATTTTAGAAGAGATATAATTATTAATGACGAACATTCTTGAGATATATAAAATAAAAAGGAGTGTTTTTATATAAAACACTCCTTTTTAAGGATACAATCAAGCTTGGCTTTTAGCGTAAACTTAACTTGGTGGAGGCTATTCCTTTTTCATTTTGGATTTGTACTAAGTACAATCCGCGGGCTAATTCTCCTATTTCAAAATTAGTTCCCGGTTCAAAATTACCTTCAAATTTCTTGGCTAATGAACCAGTGATATTATAAACAAATACTTTCTGTACAGATTCATCAATACTAAATGTAGTTTTAGCAGGGTTAGGGTATGCGTTAAAACTATTCCCTTTAATAAAATCCTGAGTACTTAAACTACGTTGTTGATTCGCATATATTTTAAATTCACCAGGTTGTAATGAAATAACGGCGTTTACATCAGTCACTTCTATAGAAGATCCTGCTTCATCTAATAAATCATACCAAGTTCCAGTTTCTTGAAAAGTAGGATTGATAGAAATGGTACTAACTCCAAAATTTCCAATAATGGTTACATATTCTATTTCATCTCCTGTCGCAGAAGCATCCGTAAGTTGAATTTTCTTTGATGTGGTTGATGATAATGATAGTGCGAAGTCATTAGTTGCAAATATCTTCTCATTTAACTTCAGATCAATTAACTTAGTATATACATCATATACATCCGTTCTATCAGTAACGTTTAAATAATCCCAACGGATAGGTTTTGGATTTGTTCTACATCCATCATCTATACTACCATCTTCACAACGATTAATGCTAAAACCATATCCTAATTCGCCAAATTGCCAAATCATTTTTGGTCCTGGAATAGTAAAGTAAAATGCACCGGCAAGTTCTACTCGATCCAACGCAGTAGATAGTTCGGTTATATCGTAGGTTGGAGAATTGGTGTCATTTCCGAATTGAATGTTTTTATACATCAAACGTTCTTCATCATGGCTCTCCATATAACTAATATTTGATGGAGTAGTCCAACCACGAGATAAATAAGAAACGGATTGAAAATTAGAATCTCCATACCCCATTGTAGCTTGATTATAGTTGAAATTACTATTCCCCCAAACAAGCATACCTTCATTAATTAAGATGGTTTCTTCAGAATTTGGGGCGAAATGTTCAAGAATAACATATGCATCAGCATCAACAGCTTGAATCGCTGTATTCATTCTGGTAAGTATATCAATTCGGCTTTGATCAAATGATCCTCCATCGCCAATAGTGTTAGTAAATCCCTTGGTGAAGTCAAATCTAAAACCATCAATATTGTATTCTGTTAACCAATATTCGTTTAATCGATCAATATAATCTTCTGTAGCTTGTGATTCATGATCTATATCATTAAAGAATGAAAAAGTCGGATTAGAATCAGTTTCCCTAAATATTGGGTTCTCTGCAGTCGCCTGACCATTATAGCAACCATTACAATCATTCCACATTCTATAATAAGGGTTTTGACCAGTAGCATGATTGTAAACAACATCTAATATAACCGCAATCCCTCTAGCATGACATTCATCTATAAATTGTTTAAATGCAGTAGGAGTTCCATAATACTTATCCAATGCCATGTGAAATGAAGGGTTGTATCCCCAACTAATGTTTCCATCAAATTCTGATACAGGCATTAATTCGATTGCATTTACACCTAAATCTTCTAAATAATCTAGTCTTGCTTTAACGGCATCAAAAGAATGTAAATTATCAAAATCACGAATCAGCAACTCATAAATAACTAAATCGGTAACCTCCGGTCTTTGAAAACCGGTAGTTTGCCAAATGTATGGCGCTTCTCCAGTTTTAAACCAGGATACAGCATCATTAGTTTTTCCAGTTGGATAACTTGGTAAATCAGGAAAAGTTACATTGTCTATAAATGAATCATTAAATTCAGATAATATTAGGGTAGAGTAGGGGTCAGCAACTGATATAGAAGCATCCACTACATATTGATATAGAATATTTGCATTATTAGTTAGGTTATCTAAAGTAATCCAAAACCTGTCTTGTGCACTATCTTTATTTAATAGATATGTGTTGTCAAGAGTCCAGTCATTGTTATTGAAATTCCCTTTTAAATGCACATAGTTTTTTCCGGGAGCGTATAATACGAATGTCGCAGACGTTCCATCTAGATTCAATCCATCCTTCATGCCAGCAGGCACAGGAACTTCAGTAACTACAGGAGTAGTAATGGCTGAAAAAGTTTCTGATAAAGAGTTTGTTGTTCCAGTTTCTGTGGCCACTAGCTCAAAGTCAACTCCTTCTGTAATAGTATAATTAGTAGTGTAATTTGTAATATTTGCTTGCGTATCAACGGATGCACCGTTAGCAAAAAGTTCAAAATCTGCATTTACGGTAGAAGTAGCAGTAATAGTAAGATCATTTCCATTATCAATGATACTTACGGATTCGGTAGGAGCATCCAAAGTAAGTTGAAAGATACCTACGTTGACCACATTGTCTTGAGTTTTATTATCACCAGTACCATCCTGAGCTTTCGCTAACATACCTATACGATCAATCCCAGTAGTACCATAAAAAGTAGTTGGCGTTAATGTAATAGAATATGTTCCATTTCCATTATCAGTAAAAACTTGAGGTTGAGCACTATTTGATGAATCTGTCCAATCACCATTATTTGGAGAGTTGATGGCAGCTGTTGCAGTTGGGCTATCAAAATACCATGCCCATAAGTATAAGTCTGTTGTCCCCCATGCACTAAGATCTACTCCAGATACAGTAATTGTGATTTCATCATCTTCGTTAAAAGCTGAAGGAGTAATTGTAAAAGTTGCATTTTGTTGTTGGGCATTAGACATAATGAGTCCTAGAAAGAACATAAATAATAAAGTAAACTTTTTCATGACGCTATATGTTTAAAGCAAAAAGGCTGTTAATTTAATAACAGCCTTTTCTATGTTTATATTTAACTATTGAGGTGTTAAAGTATATGTGTAATTATTAGGGTTACTTAGGTCTAAAGTAACTAAGTATGTTCCAGCAGTATCAACACTAAGGTTTCCACCATTAAATCCTAATTGACCATCTTCTGCTCCAGTACCTAAATTATCCTGTGGATCATCCCAGTTGTCATTAGCTCTAAATTTAAACTCATCAACAGTTAAGTCAACTACGATACTCCAAGTTTGAGCAGCGGCATCATACGTTAAATCTGTATCACTATCCCAACCTGTTGGTGTAGCAGCTCCAATAATACCCCATACTTGCTTTCTTGATGTCCAAGTGATGTTTTCTGGATCAGTAAAATCGGCATCTATTTTATAGTACCCTGCTTCAGAAACTCTCATGTTAGATTCTCCTTCTTGCACTAAAACCCCTGAAGATCCACTTCCGTCAGCATCTCCATAATCTCCTTCAAAACTAGTATTGGTAGGTAATACTTTAAACTCTGGACTAGCATTGTTTAAGAAAATATATCCTTGAAAAGCAGTTGCTCCGAACTCAGCAGCTTCAATAGTTGGTAAAGTATCTGCAGGTGTCCAATCGTCACCATATCCACCAGCGCTTAAGAAGTTTCCAATAATAAAAAACTTAGGTGCTTCCGTAGTAAATGGAGTTATAACAACAATTCTTGATTCAGAATATTGAGGTTCTCCAGCTCCAACATTTGCAGCAATTCTAACTTCTACGTTAGAAGGCTCTCCTGGAGCTAAACCTAATGCCAAAGCTGCATTATTAAAAGAATCTACAGATACAGGAATTTGTAATGAACTACCACTTCCTAGTTCTTGAGCAGAAGCGAATTCATTTCCTTCAGTGTCAACTTGAATAATATAGTTTGTAGCAGAATCAAAATTGAAATCTGCATCTGTAAATGTAAACCTCTCTGCAAGTAGATCTTTAGTTTCAAAAGTAAATACATAAGAAGTTCCAGCTTCTGGAGCAGTTAATACAGGAGCTTCGGCTAATTCAAAAATTGGTCTATCTTCTATGTTGTCATCACTTGTACATCCAATAAATAATGTACTTAGTATAGCTAATGTTAAAAATATTTTTTTCATTTTATATAATTTTTTAATAACCTGAGTTTTGATTAATGTTTGGATTTGCTACTAATTCAGTAGACGGGATTGGGAAAAGGCTTATGTGAGGAGGTAGTGGAGAACCATTGGTTGCTCCATTTTTAAATGGCCATAAATAGGTTCCTCCAGTAAATTGTTCGAATCTTATTAGATCCGTTCTTCGCTGGCCTTCCCAGTATAATTCTCTTCCTCTTTCATCAAGTAAGAAGTCTAATGTAAGATCTCCAGCATTTATATTTCCGCTAGAGTCACCATAAGCACGTTCTCTTAGTTGATTAACATATCCTACAGCATCATTAGGAGTACCTCCTGTACCACCTCTTACTACAGCTTCGGCATAGTTTAAGAAAACTTCTCCAAGTCTAAACATGTGAAAATCAGCATCTACATGTGTCCCTGTTCCATCTGATCCTGGTGCTAAATCTACTCCAACGTTTCTCCATTTTTGTATTGCATATCCATCAGAATAATTTGAAAGTGTTGCAATCTCAAGAGTTTGACCGTTTGAATAGAATTTTCCTCTTGAGTCATTCCAAAGTGGTTGAGAAGCAATCGAAACTGCCATAGTTGGTGCTGGTACTTCAGCACCGTTGTTTGTGATAACACCGGTTAAAAAGTTATAGTTATAAACTTCGTTTGAGTCAAAAGCAGGATTAATGTTATTTTCATCAGTCCCTAGATATTCAAAATCACCATCCGCATCAAATGCTTTTAATGTACCTGCGTCTTCAGCTAATAATCTTAAATCATTATCATATTCATAGATTTCAAAGGATCCACTACTATTTCCAAATAACTCAACAAAAGATTCTGTAGTTCGTACTCCAAACCATCCACCATCTATACCAAAGGCTCTAGGTCGAATATTTCCACCAATTGGAGCATGTGTTAAGAAAGTCGTTCCTCCAAAAGATTGTGTGTTAATTCCATCAAAAGCAACGCTGAAGATACTCTCGCTTTGAGAACCATTAAAATTATTGTCTGCTAAGAAAAGTTTTTGATAATCATCTACTAAATCAAAACCTACGTTCAATATTTTATTAGTGTATTCTAAACTTTCTGTATACATTTCTACACCAGTATATACTTCTGCATTTAAGTAAAGTTTTGATAATAGCATCCATACCGCAGCTTGGTCAGCTCTTGGATATGAATTTGTTCGTGGTGCTGGCATTTCATCTTCGATAGCTAATAACTCAGATACCACAAAATCAAATGCTTCTTTTCTAGAAACTTGTGGAGGAATAAATCCAACTACTGGATCATTTTCTGTGAAGAAAGCAATATTCCCAAACATATCGATCAAATGAAAATGACTTAATGCTCTTAAGAAACGAGCCTCAGCTCTAAATCCTTGAATTTCTGTTCTTAAAGCTGCAGATACTCCTCTCGAATCTAATTTGCCATCCGTCGTTTGTCTCAAATATTCGTTTACCGATGAAACCTGAAAATTAGCTCTATCATAGAACGCTCTTACAAAAGCATTACTAGAAGTCCATTGTCCAAAATTTAATACAGGTAGATCAGGATCTCCCCAAGCAATTACAGCTTCATCTGTTGGTAATTCTTGTAGTTGCCAAAATCCTCTTAAGTATTGGCCGAAACCTGCGTCAATACCTGAAATGTCACTATCACCCGGACCTAACTGACCACTTACCGCTAGTCCAGAGTATAGCTTACCAAGTGCTTGCAAATATGCTTGATCAGAACTAAAGAATTCATCCGTAGTTTGATTCTGATCATCATTAACTTCTACATCTAAATCATCAGTACAAGACCCTACAGATAATAGGAACGTGCATATACCAATGTTTATTAAGTTTTTAAATTTTATCTTCATTGCATTAATTTTTAAAAGTCTAAATTAACTCCAAATTGGTACGTTCTTGGTCTTGGATAAATCGTACTATCAAAACCACTACTGATTTCAGGATCTATACCAGTATAATCAGTAATAATTAAAACATTATTCACCGTTCCGTACAATTTCATATCAATATTCTTATAGTTCAAGAAATTCTTAAAAGTGTATCCTAAAGAGATGTTATCTAATTTTAGGAATGAAGCATCTTGGATATAATAATCTGAAGAAAACCTATCAACTCCACCATCAAAAAAGTTAGACTGTAATAAGTCTGTAGTAGTGTTAGAAAGTGTATTCTGGAAATTCAAAATTCTTCTTCCATTACTTCCCGCATCTACAAAATTATAGTTATAATTCCCTACACTACCTCTCCAGAACATACTAAAGTTCCAATTCTTATAATCTAAGATGGTATTAAAACCGTAAAAGAAATCTGCTGCGGGTTTTCTATAAATATATTTATCTTTCTCATTTATGATGTTATCGTTATTTCTATCAACATAGGCTCCTTCTACAGGTGTTCCGTTAGCATCATATATTTGTTCAAATACCCAATAAGAATTAGGAGCGAAACCTACCGTTTGAATATTAATATTACTACCAACAAAACCGGTATTAAAGAACCCTTCGAAATTTGGATTATCTACTGCAAATAATTCTGTAACTTCTCCTTTTTGAAAAGTTATATTACCTCCAATTTGCCATCTTAAGTTTTCTGTTTGGATGGGAGTAACATTTAAAGAAAGTTCAAGCCCTTCATTAGTTAAGTTCCCTAAATTCACATCATCTTCGTTTGATAAACTACCACTAGGAAGAGCAGCTAAAAAGAGAAGATCTTCGGTTTCTTTTCTATATACATCTATGGAACCGGATACTCTACCATCAAAAAGCCCATAATCTAAACCTACGTTATACTGAGTTGTAGTTTCCCAAGTTAAATCTGGATTATAAGGAAGTGCTAGACCTGTAGAGATAAAGATTGGAGTTCCATCTGGTTCCTGACCAATCTGATATTGAGATTGTGGATCACTAGTCAATATTCTAGCAAGAGATGGCGTAGCATCACCGATACTTTGTTGTGGTGTAACACCATAACTTACTCTAAACTTTAATTGAGAAATTAAATTAGAATCTTTTAAGAAATTCTCGTTGTGTGCATTCCAAGAAAATGCTCCAGATGGACTATTTGTCCATTGATTTTCGAGACCAGAAAATCTTGAAGTCGCATCTCTTCTAAAACTTCCTGTAAAAATGTATTTATCAGCAATAGAGATAGTAGCCCTTCCAAAAAATCCTAATAAGACTTCTCTTGGATTATTAAATGGGTTATCTATTTCTACAAGATCGAATCCTCTACTAAAATTACTACCACTATCCAGAAATTTCTGATAAGAATATCCCGCTGTAACATCAAAAGTGGTATTTAGATCTTCAACATCTTTTCTGTAATTTAGATAGAAATCAAAAAGTAAATTTTCTCTTTTTTGTTGAGATCTGCTAAAACTGTCATTTCCAGTTCGAGCAGCGTTGGCTACCGAATTTGCAGACGTAACATTTTCAGTTTTTGCACTTGC
This genomic interval carries:
- a CDS encoding HlyD family secretion protein — protein: MPDNLDDIQLRSEEVQEILTRVPHWMIRWGNLLILVLILLLLFLSWMLKYPDTIPAQAIITTNFPLQKEQANVSEKIEAILVKEGDTVPEGTPLAILRNTANYLDVFSLKRVIDTITINNRKIEFPFAQMPPILELGDIQTSYATFENSYIEYSLNKDLQPYSDENLANQISLSELYRRQEGILSQKKVEKSALSFKKKAFDRQQELYDKGSISQQEYEASKIEYLQFENNYKNYDSQLSQIKEGISNAQKTSKGAEFNQQREEISLRNKVIQSFDQLKKSIKDWELRYLLQSDIEGRVSFSNYRFENENVTAGDIVFIVIPIQESSSYVAKIKAPTQNSGKIKLGQKANIKLENFPDDEFGMLQGTVDYISMLPDKDGLYLIDVKLPKKLITTYNKEIPFQQEMRGSVEIITEDLRLIERFFYQFRSIMDK
- a CDS encoding peptidase domain-containing ABC transporter — its product is MPKFPFYKQAESKDCGPTCIKIIAKHYGKVLNTQKLRSLSETTREGSSLLGLSEAVESIGFRSLGVKLSLDQLLEVPLPCIVHWNKVHYVVVYKVKTTKKGGMTIYVSDPAHGLITYTKEEFIKAWIGNNADQTSEEGVALLVEPTPKFYNDNLDEKDEEFGFKFISKYVFQYKKFIFQLILGLTAGSLLQLITPFLTQSIVDVGIENEDINFVYLVLIAQLSLFIGRTLIDVLRSWILLHLSTRINISLISDFFIKLMNLPISYFDVKMTGDLLQRINDHKRIEQILTMSSLNVLFSMVNLIVFSIVLIYYSFSIFSVFAIGSAFYFAWILIFFKKRKKLDYKRFSQISEEQSKVIELVNGMQEIKLHNAEKRKRWNWEFVQAKLFKISIENLALEQYQSVGSAFINELKNILITVLSALLVIDGEITLGMMLAITSIVGQLNAPITQLINFLRELQDAQISLERLGEIHNKEDEEKSGEEKIREIPDNSGFEIKNLSFRYVGSDKPVLQNLKLSIPANKITAVVGVSGSGKTTLMKILLKFYEPDEGQIFIGSHDLQHVSQKSWRDQFGVVMQEGYIFNDTIANNIAVGEDYVDKKKLAHAVDVANIKEFVESLPLSYNTKIGMEGVGLSTGQKQRLFIARAVYKNPKFLFFDEATSALDANNEKVIMEKLDTFFKDKTVMVIAHRLSTVKNADQIVVLDKGEIIEVGNHESLIKEKGSYYNLVKNQLELGK
- a CDS encoding DUF6734 family protein, with the translated sequence MKIIQSFWTKPTYHNSDDANARFNGGWPNQKYAFYSFALSALTINRFYKSNELFTDNRGKELFDDLLELPYSNIHTNLEKINNYHPKLWAFGKLVTCAEQSEPFIHLDNDIFIWDKIPYDIDQYDIIAQNIETNFPGYAKTFKYMLANFDSIPNELINNYYKNGKIQAHNAGFIGGKNNNYFKELYATAKNLIEKNQRHFPYIDIGIFNTIFEQQLGFAITDKNDLKVQYLFDNVQPNFAEIIDLSTVPLISKFIHCIGFAKKSIFACEQIEARLQYHFPEYYKNIKTKLHKLFPYQGFDQEIKPSRLQNIFDFYDFVENVTIEELLTTKFVLKKECIIDFNAEPITIEFTIPYNRKVDKKDLVGWHSILLYFMEPVSIKELYDELSKDEDFLKQFGQDITSFKTRMISFVLEKTLLLEILQPEHVSVSLST
- a CDS encoding alpha-amylase family glycosyl hydrolase; amino-acid sequence: MKKFTLLFMFFLGLIMSNAQQQNATFTITPSAFNEDDEITITVSGVDLSAWGTTDLYLWAWYFDSPTATAAINSPNNGDWTDSSNSAQPQVFTDNGNGTYSITLTPTTFYGTTGIDRIGMLAKAQDGTGDNKTQDNVVNVGIFQLTLDAPTESVSIIDNGNDLTITATSTVNADFELFANGASVDTQANITNYTTNYTITEGVDFELVATETGTTNSLSETFSAITTPVVTEVPVPAGMKDGLNLDGTSATFVLYAPGKNYVHLKGNFNNNDWTLDNTYLLNKDSAQDRFWITLDNLTNNANILYQYVVDASISVADPYSTLILSEFNDSFIDNVTFPDLPSYPTGKTNDAVSWFKTGEAPYIWQTTGFQRPEVTDLVIYELLIRDFDNLHSFDAVKARLDYLEDLGVNAIELMPVSEFDGNISWGYNPSFHMALDKYYGTPTAFKQFIDECHARGIAVILDVVYNHATGQNPYYRMWNDCNGCYNGQATAENPIFRETDSNPTFSFFNDIDHESQATEDYIDRLNEYWLTEYNIDGFRFDFTKGFTNTIGDGGSFDQSRIDILTRMNTAIQAVDADAYVILEHFAPNSEETILINEGMLVWGNSNFNYNQATMGYGDSNFQSVSYLSRGWTTPSNISYMESHDEERLMYKNIQFGNDTNSPTYDITELSTALDRVELAGAFYFTIPGPKMIWQFGELGYGFSINRCEDGSIDDGCRTNPKPIRWDYLNVTDRTDVYDVYTKLIDLKLNEKIFATNDFALSLSSTTSKKIQLTDASATGDEIEYVTIIGNFGVSTISINPTFQETGTWYDLLDEAGSSIEVTDVNAVISLQPGEFKIYANQQRSLSTQDFIKGNSFNAYPNPAKTTFSIDESVQKVFVYNITGSLAKKFEGNFEPGTNFEIGELARGLYLVQIQNEKGIASTKLSLR